In one window of Cellulophaga sp. HaHa_2_95 DNA:
- the pgl gene encoding 6-phosphogluconolactonase — protein MQARIYSTKQEVAEKFSTFFKDEAKKQDAFHVALSGGSTPKIVFDYLASHFGKDIDWSKVFFYWGDERCVQPTDDESNYKMTVQHLLSKIEIPAGNIFRILGENDPKKEAIRYSDVLEKNVPNENGVPKFDLVILGMGDDGHTASVFPHEITLWDADENCVVAIHPESGQRRVSITGKIINNAATVAFLVTGSSKAEKVVEIIRPKADTTLYPAALVKPGSGKLIWFLDEDAAKGL, from the coding sequence ATGCAAGCAAGAATATATAGCACAAAGCAAGAGGTTGCAGAAAAGTTCTCTACCTTTTTTAAAGATGAAGCAAAAAAGCAAGATGCTTTTCATGTAGCACTTTCTGGAGGAAGTACTCCTAAAATTGTTTTTGATTATTTAGCATCACATTTTGGAAAGGATATAGATTGGTCTAAGGTGTTTTTTTATTGGGGTGATGAACGTTGTGTTCAACCAACCGATGACGAGAGTAACTATAAAATGACCGTACAACATTTGTTGTCTAAAATAGAGATTCCTGCAGGGAACATTTTTAGAATACTTGGAGAGAATGATCCTAAGAAGGAAGCAATTCGTTACAGCGATGTTTTAGAAAAAAACGTGCCTAATGAAAATGGAGTACCAAAATTTGATTTGGTAATTTTGGGAATGGGTGATGACGGACATACCGCTTCTGTTTTTCCACATGAAATAACGCTTTGGGATGCAGATGAGAATTGTGTGGTAGCTATTCATCCAGAATCTGGACAAAGGCGTGTTTCAATTACCGGAAAGATTATTAATAATGCCGCAACAGTCGCTTTTCTAGTTACCGGAAGTAGTAAAGCAGAAAAAGTTGTAGAAATTATACGCCCTAAGGCAGATACCACCTTATATCCTGCAGCTTTGGTAAAACCTGGCTCCGGTAAACTTATTTGGTTTTTAGATGAGGATGCCGCAAAGGGACTTTAA
- the gndA gene encoding NADP-dependent phosphogluconate dehydrogenase: MEHTDYDFGLVGLGVMGRNFILNVADNNFKAFGYDLDQEKVDALKTEGGNLEKVNAATDIETFVKALATPRKIMLLVPAGKIVDAVIENLLPFLAKDDIIIDGGNSFFTDTDRREAYLQEKGIHFFGSGVSGGAKGARKGPSIMPGGNKEAYAHVKPIFEAVSAKYNGEPCVAYLGPKSAGNYVKMVHNGIEYGLMQLTSEIYDILKKAGGLSNDELHTVFDTWNKGRLQSFLVEITAEIFNQKDDKGDGRLVDKILDKAKQKGTGKWTSQNAMDLGIPVPSIDIAVSMREISALKEERLAADTLYDRPEIAPIAKEDLIAIAEEALYFAFITTYAQGLHQLADASKEYNYELDLSVIAKIWRAGCIIRAGLLADISNAYVQDKNLNNLLLAPSFVPKVQETVSSSRELVAFAAKSGIPMPGLSNSLTYFDAYTSSKLPLNLIQAQRDHFGSHTYERNDMEGIFHTEWGA; encoded by the coding sequence ATGGAGCATACAGATTATGATTTTGGATTGGTAGGACTTGGAGTTATGGGGCGTAATTTTATTTTAAATGTAGCCGATAATAACTTTAAAGCTTTTGGTTACGATTTAGACCAAGAGAAAGTAGACGCCTTAAAAACAGAAGGTGGAAATTTAGAAAAAGTAAATGCTGCTACGGATATTGAAACCTTTGTAAAGGCATTAGCTACCCCTCGAAAAATAATGTTATTAGTACCTGCAGGTAAAATTGTAGATGCGGTCATAGAAAACCTTTTGCCTTTCTTAGCTAAAGATGATATTATTATTGATGGTGGAAACTCTTTCTTTACGGATACAGACCGGAGAGAAGCATATTTGCAAGAAAAAGGAATTCACTTTTTTGGTTCTGGAGTCTCTGGAGGCGCCAAAGGGGCACGTAAAGGTCCTAGTATTATGCCTGGTGGAAACAAGGAAGCCTATGCACATGTGAAGCCTATTTTTGAAGCTGTTTCTGCAAAATACAATGGCGAACCTTGCGTTGCTTATTTAGGTCCAAAATCTGCCGGTAACTATGTAAAAATGGTACATAATGGTATTGAGTACGGTTTAATGCAGCTGACTTCCGAAATATATGATATCCTTAAAAAAGCAGGTGGCTTATCTAATGACGAATTACATACAGTTTTTGATACTTGGAATAAAGGAAGATTACAATCCTTTTTAGTTGAAATTACAGCTGAAATCTTCAATCAAAAAGATGACAAAGGTGATGGCCGTTTAGTAGATAAAATTTTAGATAAAGCAAAGCAAAAAGGAACTGGAAAATGGACCTCACAAAATGCGATGGACTTAGGAATTCCTGTTCCTTCGATTGATATTGCTGTGAGTATGCGTGAAATATCTGCTTTAAAAGAAGAACGTTTGGCTGCAGATACATTATATGACAGACCAGAAATTGCTCCAATTGCCAAAGAAGATTTAATTGCCATAGCAGAAGAAGCCTTATATTTTGCTTTCATAACTACGTACGCACAAGGCTTACATCAATTAGCAGATGCTTCTAAAGAGTACAACTACGAATTAGACCTATCTGTAATTGCAAAAATTTGGAGAGCAGGTTGTATTATTAGAGCAGGTTTGCTAGCTGATATTTCTAATGCATATGTTCAGGATAAGAATTTAAATAATTTATTATTAGCACCGTCTTTTGTTCCTAAAGTGCAAGAAACCGTTTCTTCTTCAAGAGAATTAGTTGCTTTTGCTGCTAAAAGCGGAATTCCAATGCCAGGATTATCTAACTCTCTGACGTATTTTGATGCGTATACATCAAGTAAATTACCCTTAAATTTAATACAAGCTCAACGTGATCATTTTGGTTCTCACACCTATGAACGTAATGACATGGAAGGCATTTTTCATACTGAATGGGGCGCATAA
- a CDS encoding sulfatase, translating into MKKGRCVQLWFMLLGATSLANSQQQKSKNEKPNILFISIDDLRPTLGVYGDTVAITPNLDALASEGMTFMDTYAQVAVCAPSRASLMTGLRPDATRVWHLGDKFRDINPEAVTMPQYFAKHGYHTVNMGKIFHNYMPDSISWDEPDLRPSRYLKKEWLKRDGETFYISEAVNKSQVIKRDSLLKLRPERYADGWNTGPAWEAADVHDTMYYDGAQTKLAKQTLTRLSKSKAPFFFGLGYFRPHLPFTAPKKYWDLYDRDKIPTAINPEIPKGAPLHTMNSMYELRHYDGFGHIGHPTSPNRISRDTILSLKHGYYASVSYVDSLLGDLIAHMKTIGIYENTIIIVFGDHGWKLGEHNSWGKMTNYNIDLKVPMIIKYPNQQVKGTKSYAITELIDMFPSLCELSGIPVPEYMQGTSFVPLLNKPNLSWKKAAFSQFHRRPKVSADGKRYMGYSINTGKYHYIEWYGWDDKKGRKGEFKTSELYDSENDTYETINLVNDVKFASIVKELSVQLLEGWEQAKPTR; encoded by the coding sequence ATGAAGAAGGGTAGGTGTGTACAGTTGTGGTTTATGTTGTTAGGAGCTACATCACTAGCAAATAGTCAACAGCAAAAATCTAAAAATGAAAAACCAAATATTCTTTTTATTTCAATAGATGATCTTAGACCAACCTTAGGTGTTTATGGGGATACAGTTGCTATAACACCAAATTTAGACGCCTTAGCCTCAGAAGGAATGACTTTTATGGATACTTACGCTCAGGTTGCTGTTTGTGCTCCTTCTAGAGCTAGTCTAATGACAGGATTACGGCCCGATGCTACACGTGTCTGGCATTTAGGTGATAAGTTCAGAGATATAAATCCAGAAGCGGTTACTATGCCGCAATATTTTGCAAAGCATGGCTATCATACTGTGAATATGGGTAAAATATTTCATAATTACATGCCTGATTCTATATCATGGGATGAGCCAGATTTGAGGCCTTCTAGGTACCTTAAAAAAGAATGGCTCAAAAGGGACGGGGAGACTTTTTATATTAGCGAAGCGGTTAATAAATCACAGGTAATCAAGAGGGATTCCTTATTAAAATTACGGCCAGAACGGTATGCAGATGGTTGGAATACAGGGCCCGCTTGGGAAGCTGCCGATGTACATGACACCATGTATTATGACGGGGCACAAACCAAACTAGCAAAACAAACGCTTACGAGGCTTTCTAAATCAAAAGCACCATTCTTTTTCGGTTTAGGATATTTTAGACCGCATTTACCATTTACAGCTCCTAAAAAGTATTGGGATTTATATGACCGCGATAAAATTCCTACAGCAATAAACCCTGAAATTCCTAAGGGAGCGCCACTGCATACTATGAACTCAATGTATGAGTTAAGGCATTATGATGGCTTTGGTCACATTGGTCATCCTACATCTCCTAATCGCATTTCAAGAGATACTATTCTAAGCTTGAAACATGGTTATTATGCGAGTGTTAGCTATGTAGATTCATTACTAGGAGACCTAATCGCCCATATGAAAACCATTGGAATCTATGAAAATACAATTATCATTGTGTTTGGTGATCATGGTTGGAAATTAGGAGAGCATAATAGCTGGGGTAAAATGACCAATTACAATATTGATTTAAAAGTACCTATGATAATTAAATATCCAAATCAGCAAGTAAAAGGAACAAAGAGTTATGCTATCACAGAACTGATAGACATGTTTCCTTCACTTTGTGAGCTTTCTGGTATTCCTGTTCCAGAGTACATGCAAGGTACTAGTTTCGTACCGTTACTTAATAAGCCAAATTTATCGTGGAAAAAAGCTGCTTTTAGCCAGTTTCATAGGCGACCAAAAGTGTCCGCGGATGGTAAGCGTTATATGGGCTATTCCATCAATACAGGAAAATACCACTATATTGAATGGTACGGATGGGATGATAAAAAAGGGCGTAAAGGAGAATTTAAAACATCAGAATTATATGATTCAGAGAATGATACTTACGAGACAATAAACCTTGTTAATGATGTGAAATTTGCATCGATAGTTAAAGAACTTTCCGTGCAATTGCTAGAAGGTTGGGAACAAGCAAAGCCTACACGTTAA
- a CDS encoding DUF4345 domain-containing protein: protein MAFFKNPKYKNLQLTLSAIVVISISFVYGGNPSVFLPYVFGFDVIDIDLKNIFRAIMGLYLAIGCFWIYGIRNKNYWESATLVNILFMGGLALGRLVSTILDGISPQFMVGFILEFIFMLWGIYNLRQHRRIV from the coding sequence ATGGCTTTCTTCAAGAACCCTAAATACAAAAACCTACAGTTAACATTATCAGCAATTGTGGTCATTAGTATAAGCTTCGTATATGGCGGTAACCCAAGTGTCTTTTTACCTTATGTATTTGGTTTTGATGTTATAGATATAGATTTAAAAAACATCTTCAGAGCCATTATGGGACTGTATCTTGCCATTGGTTGTTTTTGGATTTACGGAATTCGAAATAAAAACTATTGGGAATCTGCAACGCTCGTTAATATTTTATTTATGGGTGGCTTAGCATTAGGAAGACTTGTTAGCACCATCCTAGATGGTATTTCACCTCAATTTATGGTAGGATTTATTCTAGAATTTATTTTTATGTTATGGGGTATTTACAACCTAAGGCAACATAGAAGAATTGTCTAA
- a CDS encoding DUF805 domain-containing protein, translating to MKWYLDALKKYAQFDGRSRRQEYWMFRLFSVLFMFASLFIDGIISYLADFPLFLVTTLYCLAIIIPSIAITIRRLHDTNNSGWMIFVALIPFVGGIWLLVLEVTEGTHGTNNYGEDPKEIRELIQSH from the coding sequence ATGAAATGGTATTTAGATGCATTAAAAAAATATGCACAATTTGATGGACGTTCTAGAAGGCAAGAATATTGGATGTTTAGACTTTTCTCTGTCTTGTTTATGTTTGCAAGTTTATTCATAGATGGGATTATATCTTATTTAGCAGATTTCCCTCTATTTTTAGTAACAACGCTCTATTGTTTAGCTATCATAATTCCTAGCATAGCAATAACCATAAGAAGATTACATGACACCAATAATAGTGGCTGGATGATTTTTGTAGCGTTAATTCCGTTTGTTGGTGGTATTTGGTTGCTTGTATTAGAAGTTACAGAAGGAACACATGGAACCAATAATTACGGTGAAGATCCTAAAGAAATTAGAGAACTTATTCAAAGTCATTAA
- the zwf gene encoding glucose-6-phosphate dehydrogenase → MNKTANQMLIIFGASGDLTARKLIPAIYNLYKGKHLPENFVVLGASRSSITDSEFRKKVVHESEYLKSSIKKEDQDFIATFSDKLFYEDLGDDYDTDYDRLSKRIGDLNNKYNTENNYIFYLSTPPSLYEAIAKNLSDKGLNNEADGWKRILVEKPFGYSLQTAQDLNKGLQKYFKEKQIYRIDHYLGKETVQNLLVTRFANSIFEPLWNRNYIHHIEITNAETVGVEKRGGYYDKSGALRDMFQSHLLQIVSLIVMEPPINSNAEEIRNEKVKALKSLRIMTDEQTLFDHTIKGQYVASEIDGQPVKGYREEEGVDPNSKTETFAAVKFFVDNWRWSDVPFYVRTAKRMPTKVTEVVIHFKTPHHQVFKEQDITNKHNKLVIRIQPDEGILIKFGVKVPGQGFKVERANLDFYYSSLVDTNIMQAYERLLLDAMQGDATLYARADEVEAAWAFVDPILNYWENDEGVKTYGYSAGVWGPENSNGLIEGDFTWRNPGPHLVDDSGFCVIC, encoded by the coding sequence ATGAACAAGACGGCAAATCAAATGCTTATTATTTTTGGAGCTTCAGGAGATTTAACGGCAAGGAAATTAATTCCTGCTATATATAATTTATATAAGGGGAAACACCTACCAGAAAATTTTGTTGTTTTAGGGGCAAGTAGAAGTTCAATTACCGATAGTGAGTTTAGAAAAAAGGTAGTACACGAAAGTGAATACCTTAAATCTAGCATTAAGAAAGAAGATCAAGATTTTATCGCTACGTTTTCTGATAAGTTATTTTACGAGGATTTAGGAGATGATTATGATACAGATTATGACCGATTAAGCAAACGAATTGGGGATCTAAACAACAAATACAATACAGAGAATAATTATATATTCTACCTTTCTACACCACCAAGTTTATACGAAGCCATTGCAAAAAATCTATCGGATAAAGGACTGAATAATGAAGCGGACGGATGGAAACGTATTTTGGTAGAAAAGCCTTTTGGTTATAGTTTACAAACTGCACAAGATTTAAATAAGGGCTTACAGAAATATTTTAAAGAGAAACAAATTTATAGAATTGATCATTATTTAGGGAAAGAAACCGTTCAAAACCTACTAGTGACGCGTTTTGCCAATTCTATTTTTGAGCCTCTATGGAATAGAAACTATATTCATCATATTGAAATTACCAATGCAGAGACGGTCGGGGTAGAAAAACGTGGGGGGTATTATGATAAATCTGGTGCTTTGCGTGATATGTTCCAAAGTCACTTGCTACAAATAGTTTCTTTAATAGTGATGGAGCCACCCATTAATTCCAATGCGGAAGAGATCAGAAATGAAAAGGTAAAAGCACTTAAGTCCCTAAGAATTATGACCGATGAGCAAACGCTTTTTGATCATACCATAAAAGGACAATATGTAGCCTCTGAAATAGATGGGCAGCCTGTTAAAGGATATAGAGAAGAAGAAGGGGTAGATCCTAATTCTAAAACAGAGACTTTTGCGGCAGTAAAATTCTTCGTAGATAACTGGAGATGGAGCGATGTTCCTTTCTATGTGCGTACCGCTAAGCGTATGCCAACTAAAGTAACGGAGGTTGTGATTCATTTTAAAACACCTCACCATCAAGTTTTTAAAGAGCAAGATATCACCAATAAACACAATAAATTGGTTATTAGAATACAACCAGACGAAGGTATTTTAATAAAATTTGGTGTCAAAGTTCCTGGCCAAGGATTTAAAGTAGAACGTGCCAATTTAGATTTTTACTATTCTAGTTTGGTAGATACGAATATCATGCAAGCTTATGAGCGCTTATTGCTAGATGCTATGCAGGGTGATGCTACGTTATACGCCAGAGCAGATGAAGTAGAAGCTGCTTGGGCCTTTGTAGACCCAATTTTAAATTACTGGGAGAATGATGAAGGCGTGAAAACGTATGGGTATTCTGCAGGAGTTTGGGGTCCAGAAAATTCAAATGGTTTAATAGAGGGCGATTTTACATGGCGTAATCCAGGGCCACATCTAGTAGATGATTCTGGTTTCTGTGTAATTTGTTAA